From Salvia splendens isolate huo1 chromosome 3, SspV2, whole genome shotgun sequence, a single genomic window includes:
- the LOC121795511 gene encoding GDSL esterase/lipase At5g03610-like — MDTSKLLFSFFYCYFLLSSGYICIQASSLNHRHHHHHRRQKHEISDGSFRPKKLFVFGDSYADTGNIRKSLGNSWNEPYGFTFPGKPAGRFSDGRILTDYIAKFLEVKSPLAYEWMEMGGKKLQNGLNFAYGGSGVFNTIGDLLPNMSTQIGFYNKLVHDSVYTKSDLKSSLVLVCLSGNDYGAFLAQGGTMQGLQTFIPRVVKQLGVNLKRLQQLGATKVAVTLLQPLGCLPRSTVDSSFQRCNTTQNLAVGYHNLLLQQTVARLNNQSKSSTFFIIDLYSSFTTVLNQRRDYLGNLRFDTPLKPCCIGTDGYVCGSVDEKGAKMYTVCSDPKSAFFWDMSHPTEAGWHAIYTTFKSTLEQAFKFD, encoded by the exons ATGGACACCTCTAAACTCCTATTTTCCTTCTTCTATTGCTACTTCCTCCTCTCCTCag GATACATATGCATCCAAGCTTCTTCTCTcaaccaccgccaccaccaccatcaccgGCGGCAGAAGCATGAAATTTCCGATGGAAGTTTCAGACCGAAAAAACTATTCGTATTCGGGGACTCGTACGCAGACACGGGCAACATCAGAAAATCGTTAGGAAACTCGTGGAATGAGCCGTACGGCTTCACCTTCCCCGGGAAACCCGCGGGCCGCTTCTCCGATGGCCGCATCCTCACTGACTACATTG CCAAGTTCTTGGAAGTGAAGTCTCCGTTAGCATATGAATGGATGGAAATGGGAGGGAAGAAATTACAAAATGGGCTGAATTTTGCTTATGGAGGGAGTGGTGTGTTCAACACAATAGGAGATCTATTGCCCAATATGAGCACACAAATTGGATTTTACAACAAACTTGTGCATGATTCCGTCTACACGAAATCGGACTTGAAGTCCTCTCTTGTTCTTGTCTGCCTCTCCGGCAACGATTATGGTGCTTTTCTTGCCCAAGGTGGAACTATGCAG GGATTGCAAACGTTCATACCGCGCGTGGTGAAGCAACTAGGCGTGAACTTAAAAAGACTCCAACAACTAGGTGCGACTAAGGTTGCTGTGACATTACTCCAACCGTTGGGTTGCCTTCCTCGGAGCACGGTCGATTCATCGTTCCAACGATGCAACACCACCCAAAATCTAGCTGTCGGCTACCACAATCTTCTATTGCAGCAAACCGTCGCTAGATTGAACAACCAATCCAAATCCTCCACCTTCTTCATCATCGATCTGTATTCCTCCTTCACAACAGTGCTCAACCAAAGACGAGACTATCTAG GTAATTTGAGATTCGATACTCCATTGAAGCCGTGTTGCATTGGGACGGACGGCTACGTTTGCGGCAGCGTGGACGAGAAAGGTGCGAAAATGTATACAGTCTGCAGTGATCCGAAATCGGCATTTTTTTGGGATATGTCACATCCAACTGAGGCTGGATGGCATGCCATTTACACCACCTTCAAATCTACTCTTGAACAAGCCTTTAAATTTGACTAG